CTTCCTGATTCCGCTCGACGAGATTCCCGAGGACGTCGCGCGGCGGACGAAGATCCTGTACCTGAACTATCCCAACAACCCCACGGCGGCGTCGGCGTCGCGCGAGTACCTGGCGGACGCGGTGGAGTGGTGCCGGCGCCACGACGCCATCCTGGCGTACGACAACGCGTATTCCGAGATCGCCTTCGACGGGTATCGCCCCCCGAGTATCTTCGAGATTCCGCGGGCGATGGACGTGGCCATCGAGTTCCACTCGCTGTCGAAGACGTACAACATGACGGGGTGGCGCGCCGGCTGGGCCGTAGGCAACGCCGACCTGGTGGGGGCGCTGACGCGGGTGAAGACCTTCGCCGACACGGGGGTGCCGTTCACCATCCAGCACGCCGGCGTGGCGGCGCTGCGCTCGCATGCCGACTGGGTGCCGGGGAACGTGGAAACCTTCCAGCGGCGCCGGGACGCCGCGGTGGAGGCGCTGCGTGATGCCGGGTTCGACGTGCCGCTTCCGCAGGCCACCATGTACGTGTGGGTGCCGCTTCCCGAGGGCGTCAGCAGCGAGGCGTGGTCGCGCCGGCTGCTGCTGGAGCAGGGCGTGGCGCTGCTGCCGGGCAAGTCGCTGGGCGCCGGGGGCGAGGGCTTCGTCCGCATTGCGCTCACCTGCACGGAGGACCGGCTGCGGCAGGCGGCGGCGCGCATGGCGGGCCTGGTGGCGACGGCCGGGGTGTAGGATACGCCAGGGGGCCTGTCATCCTGAGGCCCAGGCGCACGGAACTTTCCCGTACACCGTCGCATGCGGGCCGAAGGATCTTGCCGCGGACGCCTTGTCGACTGGGCGCGGCAGCGGCACGGATCTACGGGCCTCGGGTAGGTTGGGCCGGGTCCGGCGCGGGGCCCAGGCGCCCCCATCCCCAGCCCTTCCCCCGCAAACTGCGCGGGGGAAGGGAGCCAGTTTGGTGCGGATTGCGGAGTGTTCGGTGAGGGCTGGGGATGCTGACCGGCTTCGTGGCGTCTGGAGTGCGGCCGTGCAGTCCCCGGCTGCCCTCTCCCCCGGCCCCCTCTCCCGCAAGCGGGAGAGGGGGAGAATTCGATTGCGCTTCGGCAGGTTCGGTGCGCGTGCAGGTGAAGCCCCGGACGGGACGCGACAGCGGCCCCGGCCGGGGCTTTCCGCTTTCTGAGCCGCGGGTTCACCCGCTCAGGGAGGCTACGGTGACGCCCGAAGGTTCGGCTCGCCGCGATGGCTGTGTGGCGGATCCCTCGGTCGCTGCAATCGATGGTGTGCGTGCAGGTTTCCCGTGGCCGCTCCGTCGGGATGACAGAGGGCGCTTCGGCGGATGCGAGGCTTTCCGCGTCTGGTGCGGCGGGTTCACCCGCTCCCGCGGGACTGGTGCCTCGGAACAGGTGTAGACCGGGGGAGTAGAATCACGGTAATGACTCCTCCCGCCGTTTCCGCCCCGCCGCGTCCCGCGGCACACCCGGCCGGTGCTCCCGCGCCGGGGCAGGCGGTACGCGCACGCGCCCCGTTCACCCGGCGGCGCCCGGAGCGCCCCCCCCTGTTCACCGGGCGCACCCTCGGCATCTCCCTCGTCCTTCACGCGCTGCTCGCGGTGGCGGTTCTGCTGCTCCCCGAGCGCGCGGACCGTACGCCCGCGTTCACGATCGGTGAAGAGGAGCGTACGCCGGAACTGGTGGAGTACCTGGATGTGGGCGCGTGGGGCTCCATGGCGACGCCCGGCGAGCTGCCCCCCGCGTCGGCAGGCGCCGAGGTCAGCGCCAACGCGGTGATCGGGGCCGGAGCAGCGGACTCGGCGCTCGCACGCCTGCCCAGCCCGGTGGCGTTCCCGAACGGCGTGCCGTCCGGCATTCCCCGCGCGCTGCCCGGCGCACCTGGAGCGGGCGGCGGGACGGTCGGCGGCTCCGCGCCCGGCGCGGCGGCGGGGCAGACGGGTGGCGCGGGGCAGGGGACGGGAGCGGGACGGCGCGGTCTTTCGCCCGAATACGGCGATCCGCGCCTGGCCGTGACGCCGCAGGCCATTCCCGAACGCAAGCTGAACGAAGAGGAGCGGTACCGGCGTCATCTCGATAGCCGCATCAACGGGCTGAACGACAGCATCGCGGGCGAGGCGGCGTACCAGCGCAGCCTGCTGGACTGGACCTTCCGCGACGCGCAGGGCCGCCGCTGGGGCTTGGACAACGGGCGTGCGGTGATCGGCGGGCGGAGCGTGCCGCTGCCCCGGGGCCCCCCGGCCCCGCGCGACCGCGAGGAGGAACAGCGCACCGAGCGCGACCAGCGCCGCGAGATGGACCGGCAGGAGGAGGACGTGTCGCGCGAGCGCCACCTGCGCGAGCGCGGCCGCGCCATCCGCGAGCGCGAGAACGAGCGGCGCCGCCAGCAGCGCGAAGGGCAGACCACGCCCTGACCGAGCCGGCGCCGCGCCGCGCACACGAAGCCGCATGGGAACGCGAATTGCTTTCCCATGCGGCTTCGATCGTTCGTCCCGACAACGCGTTGAGAGCCCATGGCCCAGAACGACAAGAAGCGCCAGGACCGCCAGTACGAGGTCGAACTGGAAGCGGCCCCGAACGACAAGAAGCGTCAGGACCGCAAGTACGAAGTCGAGCTGGAAGCGGCCCCGCGCGCCAGGAAGCCCCAGAACCGCCAGTACGTGGTCGACTTGGAAGAGCCCAGCAACGCCGGGCGCAACCTGCTCTATGCGCTGGGCGCACTGGGCGGGCTTGCCCTGGCGGCATTCCTCACCGGCCGCACGGCCGAACGGCCGACGCCCCGCCGCGCGGAGGGGCAGGAAGGCGCGGAGGGAACGACGTCGTACCCCGCCCGGCTGCGCCGCGACCAGGCCGACCAGGACACGCTGGCCGTGCTGGAAGACACGGTGCTCGACGCCTTCCTGGACGACGACATGCTGTCGGCGCGCGGGATCGACGTGGGCGCGGTGAGCCATGGCATCGTGGAGTTGTCGGGCTCGGTGTGGACGCGCGACGAGGCGCGCCATGCGGTCGCCGTGGCCCAGGCCGTGCCGGGGGTGGGCACGGTGATCAAC
This is a stretch of genomic DNA from Longimicrobium sp.. It encodes these proteins:
- a CDS encoding BON domain-containing protein, coding for MAQNDKKRQDRQYEVELEAAPNDKKRQDRKYEVELEAAPRARKPQNRQYVVDLEEPSNAGRNLLYALGALGGLALAAFLTGRTAERPTPRRAEGQEGAEGTTSYPARLRRDQADQDTLAVLEDTVLDAFLDDDMLSARGIDVGAVSHGIVELSGSVWTRDEARHAVAVAQAVPGVGTVINRMEIEDERERLHPRADYGDDFDEDDEMSTEWTGNRSGMGSRRQGRETDPARSDDSHSHREFAIEKADRDQMDDEGYGGWPRVSERPEVQEANRTNFSEDELDNQSPFGKHAVPVVEQPQAMNSQARVGEGMKPGTELRLEQSDVPMKPHQRQPGDEDRGV
- a CDS encoding aminotransferase class I/II-fold pyridoxal phosphate-dependent enzyme, coding for MPELAARFRSLPPYPLSDVPAIKRDLKSRGVDVIDLGTGDADLPPPPAAVEALRGAAQDPANSRYPFQLGLVEFREEIARWMGSRFGVEVDPMKQLLPLIGSKEGIFHLPFAFLEPGDMTVIPDPGYQAYLGGTVLAGGTPHIVPLRPENDFLIPLDEIPEDVARRTKILYLNYPNNPTAASASREYLADAVEWCRRHDAILAYDNAYSEIAFDGYRPPSIFEIPRAMDVAIEFHSLSKTYNMTGWRAGWAVGNADLVGALTRVKTFADTGVPFTIQHAGVAALRSHADWVPGNVETFQRRRDAAVEALRDAGFDVPLPQATMYVWVPLPEGVSSEAWSRRLLLEQGVALLPGKSLGAGGEGFVRIALTCTEDRLRQAAARMAGLVATAGV